A single genomic interval of Rosistilla ulvae harbors:
- a CDS encoding efflux RND transporter periplasmic adaptor subunit codes for MQTQNSKRQRRGSASTTLFAAVLGMFLVCGVVGQFFGSMVDSVKGFFVEAPKPVYLTTTATMEPFVHTVLERGEVESSSNIEVRCEVNRRSGSAGTNIIEIVPEGTWVEAGEFLVRLDDSALQTQLIQQQIVCSNSESAVIEAQAKVDSTKLELSEYEEGTFKEKLAQQQSEVFVAQENKRRAEEYLDYSKRLAERGYIPEAQLEADTFAVEKARNELGVAETKLAVLNTFTKEKMLTQLRAEIRTAESRLQSRTKTWELDKVQLEEIQDQIEKCRIMAPVAGQVVYANNQSRSANKIMIEEGMPVRERQTIINLPDPGKMRVKTLVHESRIGHVRPGLTAELMLDAMPDLALTGKVTTVSEYPLPAISVYMSHVKEYVVEIEITDPPRDLRPGMTAEVNILVQRIDQALQIPIEAVIEREGQYFCALPHEDGTLETREVFIGTTNETNLVIESGLSAEEEVVLNVRTEQVMEQMDLPTQEAT; via the coding sequence ATGCAAACGCAAAACAGCAAACGCCAGCGTCGTGGTTCGGCAAGCACCACGCTTTTTGCAGCGGTACTGGGCATGTTCCTGGTCTGCGGTGTCGTCGGCCAGTTTTTCGGCAGCATGGTCGATTCGGTCAAAGGCTTTTTTGTCGAAGCTCCCAAGCCGGTCTATTTGACAACGACAGCGACGATGGAACCGTTTGTGCACACGGTTCTCGAACGTGGTGAAGTCGAAAGTTCCAGCAACATCGAGGTCCGCTGCGAAGTCAATCGCCGTTCGGGCTCCGCCGGCACCAACATCATCGAGATCGTTCCCGAGGGGACATGGGTCGAAGCGGGGGAGTTTTTGGTTCGCCTGGACGATTCCGCGTTGCAAACGCAACTGATTCAACAACAGATCGTCTGCAGCAACAGCGAATCGGCGGTGATCGAAGCTCAGGCGAAAGTCGATTCGACCAAGCTGGAATTGAGCGAATACGAAGAGGGGACATTTAAAGAAAAGTTGGCTCAACAGCAGAGCGAAGTTTTTGTCGCTCAAGAGAACAAACGCCGCGCCGAAGAGTACCTCGATTACAGCAAGCGTTTGGCCGAGCGAGGCTACATTCCCGAAGCTCAATTGGAAGCCGATACGTTTGCCGTCGAAAAGGCTCGCAACGAATTGGGAGTTGCCGAAACGAAGCTCGCGGTTTTGAACACCTTCACCAAAGAGAAGATGCTAACCCAGTTGCGAGCCGAGATTCGGACCGCCGAATCGCGTTTGCAATCGCGGACCAAGACCTGGGAACTCGATAAGGTCCAGTTGGAAGAGATCCAAGATCAGATCGAGAAGTGCCGCATCATGGCTCCCGTCGCCGGACAGGTTGTCTACGCGAACAATCAGAGCCGCAGTGCGAACAAGATCATGATCGAAGAGGGGATGCCGGTTCGCGAACGCCAGACGATCATCAATCTGCCCGATCCCGGCAAGATGCGAGTGAAAACGTTGGTCCACGAATCGCGGATCGGTCACGTTCGCCCTGGCCTGACCGCTGAATTGATGCTCGACGCGATGCCCGACCTCGCCTTGACCGGCAAGGTGACGACGGTCAGTGAATATCCGCTCCCCGCGATCAGCGTCTACATGTCGCACGTCAAAGAATACGTCGTCGAGATCGAGATCACCGACCCGCCCAGAGATCTTCGTCCTGGGATGACTGCTGAAGTCAACATCCTGGTTCAACGGATCGATCAAGCGTTGCAGATCCCGATCGAAGCGGTGATCGAACGCGAAGGGCAATACTTCTGTGCTTTGCCACACGAAGACGGAACGTTGGAGACGCGCGAAGTGTTCATCGGGACAACCAACGAAACCAACCTGGTCATCGAATCGGGGTTGTCCGCTGAGGAAGAGGTCGTGCTGAACGTGCGAACCGAACAGGTGATGGAGCAGATGGACCTGCCAACGCAAGAAGCGACCTAA
- a CDS encoding metallophosphoesterase family protein: MPIHKIPQSRRRFLQTTVVGGGAALLMSSTQRLSAAEADATVIALLSDTHIPSSHDVEARGINMTDNLQRVIGEVVDRKTRPTDLIINGDCAYLKGLLGDYQNLVSCLAPLDPAGISLHLTMGNHDDRQPLYDALSDQRPADAQVMAKHVSVIETPHANFFLLDSLFQVNVVTGELGAAQIDWLAKQLDARADKPAIVMTHHTPQFTEPAEGKPWTGISDTAALMEVLESRKHVKAYLYGHSHHWNHSQRGHFQMINLPPVAYVFNDKSPNGWVEAVLTPGEMRLELQTLDPKHPRSGETVMVSFAS, encoded by the coding sequence GTGCCGATTCACAAAATCCCCCAATCGCGTCGCCGCTTTCTTCAAACCACGGTTGTTGGTGGCGGCGCTGCGTTGCTGATGTCGTCGACGCAGCGGCTTTCTGCCGCCGAAGCGGATGCCACGGTGATCGCGCTGCTATCGGACACACACATCCCCAGCTCGCACGATGTCGAAGCGCGGGGGATCAACATGACCGACAACCTGCAGCGTGTGATCGGCGAAGTTGTCGACCGCAAGACGCGGCCGACCGATCTGATCATCAACGGCGACTGCGCCTATCTCAAAGGTCTGCTCGGCGATTATCAAAACCTTGTCAGCTGCCTCGCCCCACTGGATCCCGCGGGGATCTCGCTGCACCTGACAATGGGAAACCACGACGATCGCCAACCGCTATACGACGCCTTGTCCGATCAACGCCCTGCTGATGCTCAGGTGATGGCGAAACATGTGAGCGTGATCGAAACACCACATGCAAACTTCTTCCTGCTCGATTCGCTGTTCCAAGTCAACGTGGTGACTGGAGAACTTGGAGCCGCTCAGATCGATTGGCTCGCCAAACAGCTCGACGCCCGCGCCGACAAGCCAGCGATCGTGATGACGCATCACACGCCGCAATTTACCGAGCCAGCCGAGGGGAAACCATGGACCGGGATCTCCGACACCGCTGCGCTAATGGAGGTGTTGGAGAGCCGCAAGCATGTCAAAGCCTACCTGTACGGTCACTCGCATCATTGGAATCACAGCCAACGCGGCCACTTCCAGATGATCAACCTGCCGCCGGTTGCCTACGTGTTTAACGACAAGAGTCCCAACGGCTGGGTCGAAGCGGTCCTGACGCCCGGCGAGATGCGGCTGGAACTGCAAACGCTCGATCCGAAGCATCCACGGTCTGGCGAAACGGTTATGGTTTCGTTTGCAAGCTAG
- a CDS encoding polysaccharide deacetylase family protein, producing the protein MSSPIADLSLDLDNLWAYLRTHGDAQWETFPSYLPTVVPHFLEIFGRLNLRATVFVVGQDAALEKNHGPLRQIVDAGHEIGNHSFNHEPWLQRYSREQLVDEFDRTEAALAKITDQAIVGFRGPGFSLSADVLQLLCERGYQFDGSTFPTFLGPMARAYYLMTSSFSSAEKEDRAEMFGSLSDGLRPLKPYWWTTPSGRVLELPVSTIPIVRAPFHFSYLCFLAQRSSRLAELYFRFALAMCRLTRTTPSLLLHPLDFLGGDEVPQLSFFPGMKLAGEAKRAFSERMLAIYAKQFDVLPMGEHALRIGTTVTSSRTF; encoded by the coding sequence ATGTCGTCTCCGATCGCTGACCTTTCGTTAGACCTCGACAATCTGTGGGCCTACCTACGGACTCATGGCGACGCCCAATGGGAAACGTTTCCGTCGTATCTGCCGACCGTTGTGCCTCACTTTCTGGAGATCTTCGGCCGGCTGAATCTCCGAGCTACGGTCTTCGTGGTCGGGCAAGACGCTGCGTTAGAGAAGAACCATGGCCCGCTGCGACAGATCGTCGACGCGGGACACGAGATCGGCAACCATTCGTTCAACCACGAACCGTGGCTGCAACGCTACTCGCGCGAACAATTGGTCGACGAGTTCGATCGGACCGAAGCTGCGTTGGCAAAAATCACCGACCAAGCGATCGTCGGTTTTCGCGGGCCGGGCTTCAGCCTGTCGGCCGACGTGCTGCAGTTGTTGTGCGAACGCGGCTATCAATTCGACGGCTCCACCTTTCCGACCTTCTTGGGCCCGATGGCTCGAGCCTACTATTTAATGACTTCGTCTTTCTCGTCGGCTGAGAAAGAGGACCGAGCGGAAATGTTCGGCTCGCTGAGCGATGGGCTGCGTCCGCTGAAACCCTACTGGTGGACAACGCCCAGCGGTCGCGTGCTGGAGCTGCCTGTCTCGACGATCCCGATCGTGCGGGCTCCGTTTCACTTCAGCTACCTCTGCTTCCTGGCTCAGCGATCGTCTCGGCTGGCCGAACTCTACTTCCGCTTCGCCCTCGCGATGTGCCGCCTGACGCGGACCACCCCGTCGCTGTTGTTGCATCCGCTGGACTTCTTGGGGGGCGATGAAGTCCCGCAGCTGAGCTTCTTCCCGGGGATGAAACTCGCCGGGGAAGCGAAACGCGCTTTTAGCGAGCGGATGTTGGCGATCTACGCCAAACAATTTGATGTGCTACCAATGGGGGAACATGCCCTGCGAATCGGTACAACGGTTACGAGCTCGCGGACGTTTTGA
- a CDS encoding dipeptidase — protein sequence MLHRRQLLGSLGTAALLSVGLRNTAISADNASDPVAELSTRLNPSIQAARDTALQILKPSPAELDRGLRLHSESIVFDSYGFSPRAAVDGDAIAAAIEAGASHDQVKDMKEEMSMTRYVSDPVEQQEYRDAWRASGVTCVFQNAGEEGQDPLRLMRRLSRFTYATDLMRGFVSKAAVPADVETAKREGRHCLYLTGNGVPLRQQWESIPDELRYMQVFYHLGIRMMHLTYQRRNMIGDGCGEKSDAGLSDFGHAAIAEMNRLGIIPDCAHSGWKTSLEAAQSSSRPMVASHSTCGAIYPHIRSKPDEVIEAIVDTGGYIGICCIPRYLRGSGDITALLDHIDYAVKKFGPDAVAIGTDVSYNSQNAGRESAKLPRMSKQHPPFRSLWPADDYKTLPAAARSIAWTNWPLFTVGLVQRGHSDDVIRKIIGGNVMRVINASMT from the coding sequence ATGCTGCATCGACGACAACTTTTGGGTTCCCTTGGCACCGCCGCTTTGTTGAGTGTCGGACTTCGCAACACGGCGATATCAGCTGACAATGCAAGCGATCCGGTCGCTGAACTCTCGACGCGTTTGAATCCCAGCATCCAAGCGGCTCGCGACACGGCGCTGCAGATCCTCAAGCCGTCGCCGGCGGAACTCGACCGCGGGCTGCGGCTGCACTCCGAATCGATCGTCTTCGATTCGTACGGCTTCTCGCCGCGGGCGGCGGTCGATGGCGATGCGATCGCAGCGGCGATCGAGGCCGGGGCGTCGCACGATCAGGTCAAGGACATGAAGGAAGAGATGTCGATGACGCGGTACGTCAGCGATCCCGTCGAGCAGCAAGAGTATCGCGACGCATGGCGTGCCTCGGGCGTGACCTGCGTTTTCCAGAACGCTGGCGAAGAGGGACAGGATCCGCTGCGACTGATGCGGCGACTGTCGCGGTTCACCTACGCGACGGATCTGATGCGCGGGTTCGTCAGCAAAGCCGCGGTGCCTGCCGATGTGGAGACCGCCAAACGCGAAGGACGCCACTGTCTCTATCTGACCGGCAACGGAGTGCCGCTTAGACAGCAATGGGAATCGATCCCCGACGAACTCCGCTACATGCAGGTCTTCTATCACCTGGGGATCCGGATGATGCACCTGACCTATCAGCGACGGAACATGATCGGCGACGGTTGCGGCGAGAAGAGCGATGCCGGGCTCAGCGATTTTGGCCACGCGGCGATCGCTGAAATGAATCGATTGGGCATCATCCCCGACTGTGCCCACAGCGGATGGAAGACGAGTCTCGAAGCGGCGCAGTCCTCTTCGCGGCCAATGGTCGCCAGCCACAGCACTTGCGGCGCGATCTATCCCCACATTCGAAGCAAGCCCGATGAAGTGATCGAGGCGATCGTCGATACCGGCGGCTACATCGGGATCTGTTGTATTCCTCGATACCTTCGTGGCAGCGGTGATATCACCGCGCTGTTGGATCACATCGACTATGCTGTCAAAAAGTTTGGTCCCGATGCGGTCGCGATCGGAACCGACGTCTCCTACAACTCGCAGAACGCGGGGCGTGAATCGGCGAAGTTGCCGCGGATGTCGAAGCAACACCCGCCGTTTCGATCGCTTTGGCCTGCGGACGACTACAAAACGCTGCCCGCAGCGGCGCGAAGCATCGCCTGGACCAACTGGCCTCTGTTCACCGTCGGCTTGGTCCAGCGTGGGCACAGCGACGACGTGATTCGCAAAATCATCGGCGGCAACGTGATGCGAGTGATCAACGCGTCGATGACCTAA
- a CDS encoding serine/threonine protein kinase codes for MSHKTKTHLSDAKTAFQASALTSELITPAQLADAVEALRESGQKVDDKLLAAALVRDGLLTGYQAEQLKAGRTKLNLGPYIITDFIGQGGMGQVFKGVHEVMGRECAVKVLPLQKVTDETRNNFQHEIRMQAGLDCQYLVRAFDAGKDGQIHYLVTEYVPGTDLRRHIKKNGALPVSEAALYIHQAALGLDYAHQQGLVHRDVKPGNILVTPRGRAKVSDVGLAAWSTAMSSDPRAGKIVGTADYLSPEQILTPDNIGPASDIYGLGCTLYYCICGKVPYPGGNTASKCRRHCEDLPMHPRKFAEDIPEEFVDIIADMMEKDPNDRISSAAEVAARLEPWLEDVQALGDRPITRGPWLEPPPPGVDPYSGTSSVGQGSGQISASGDANDSTAASVGDTMNSASGIVPPPPMPGYEIAISSKPNTGMQVAIALAIAIPFSLMIGAIIGFYLHDKLQ; via the coding sequence ATGTCCCACAAAACGAAAACGCATCTCTCCGACGCCAAGACTGCATTCCAAGCCTCGGCGCTTACTAGCGAATTGATCACACCGGCCCAGCTGGCGGACGCTGTCGAAGCGCTTCGCGAATCGGGGCAGAAGGTCGACGACAAACTATTAGCGGCGGCGCTGGTGCGCGATGGATTGCTGACCGGATATCAGGCAGAGCAATTGAAGGCGGGGCGGACGAAGCTGAACCTGGGCCCCTACATCATCACCGACTTCATCGGCCAAGGCGGCATGGGGCAGGTCTTCAAAGGTGTGCACGAGGTGATGGGGCGCGAATGCGCTGTCAAAGTGTTGCCTCTTCAAAAGGTGACCGATGAGACGCGGAACAATTTCCAGCACGAGATCCGCATGCAGGCGGGACTCGATTGCCAGTATCTGGTCCGCGCGTTTGATGCCGGCAAAGATGGCCAGATCCATTATCTTGTCACCGAATATGTGCCGGGGACCGATCTGCGACGGCATATCAAAAAGAACGGGGCATTGCCGGTCTCCGAAGCGGCACTCTACATCCATCAGGCAGCCTTGGGTCTCGATTACGCGCACCAACAGGGGCTGGTCCATCGCGACGTGAAGCCGGGGAACATTTTGGTGACCCCGCGCGGCCGGGCGAAGGTATCCGACGTCGGGCTGGCGGCGTGGAGCACGGCGATGTCGAGCGACCCGCGAGCGGGGAAGATCGTCGGCACCGCGGACTATCTGTCTCCCGAACAGATCCTGACGCCCGACAACATCGGCCCGGCGAGCGATATCTACGGGCTCGGCTGCACGCTGTATTACTGTATCTGCGGCAAGGTTCCTTATCCCGGTGGCAACACGGCGTCGAAGTGCCGTCGGCATTGCGAGGATCTGCCGATGCACCCGCGGAAGTTTGCCGAGGACATCCCGGAGGAATTTGTCGACATCATCGCCGACATGATGGAAAAAGATCCCAACGATCGGATATCTTCGGCAGCGGAAGTTGCCGCGCGGCTGGAACCTTGGTTGGAGGATGTGCAAGCCTTGGGAGACCGCCCGATCACGCGGGGCCCATGGTTGGAACCGCCGCCGCCCGGCGTCGACCCCTACAGTGGCACCAGCAGCGTGGGGCAGGGTTCGGGGCAGATCTCCGCCTCCGGCGACGCTAACGACTCAACGGCCGCCAGTGTCGGCGACACGATGAACAGCGCCAGCGGAATCGTCCCGCCGCCGCCGATGCCGGGATACGAGATCGCGATTTCGAGCAAGCCAAACACGGGGATGCAAGTAGCGATTGCGCTTGCGATTGCGATCCCGTTTAGTTTGATGATCGGTGCGATCATCGGCTTTTACCTTCACGACAAATTGCAATAA
- a CDS encoding sulfite exporter TauE/SafE family protein, translating into MWILATAIVTASLLGSMHCVGMCGPLAIWASGASENVSRRRVMTSGALYHIGRLITYALAGLIAGAIGSLIDFGGAAMGYQLLAARVVGAIMILIGIHRLISIIAPRKTDATVGPAPSRIGGLLVRLRPYVFRLPLPGRALATGLLTTLLPCGWLYLFALVAAGTGSLTMGPVVMIAFWIGTVPALVALVAGTQFLSRRFTMAIPAFAAVMLVVGGCYTASGRGFANLGSLTSLQASVEASAENNDDIDAQIQAIAKTPLPCCQVAPPTQDANAAK; encoded by the coding sequence ATGTGGATTCTTGCGACCGCGATCGTCACCGCCAGCCTGCTGGGCAGCATGCACTGCGTGGGGATGTGCGGACCGTTGGCGATCTGGGCCAGTGGTGCCAGCGAAAACGTCTCGCGGCGACGCGTGATGACCTCCGGCGCGTTGTATCACATCGGACGCTTGATAACGTACGCTTTGGCTGGGTTGATCGCCGGGGCGATCGGCAGTCTGATCGATTTCGGCGGAGCGGCGATGGGATACCAATTGCTCGCCGCGCGCGTCGTCGGTGCGATCATGATCCTGATCGGCATCCATCGCTTGATCTCGATCATCGCCCCTCGGAAAACCGACGCGACCGTAGGGCCGGCGCCGTCCCGAATCGGCGGTCTGTTGGTTCGGCTGCGTCCGTATGTCTTCCGACTGCCACTGCCAGGCCGCGCATTGGCGACCGGACTGTTGACGACTCTGCTGCCCTGTGGATGGCTTTACCTGTTCGCACTGGTCGCCGCGGGAACGGGCAGCCTGACGATGGGGCCTGTCGTGATGATCGCCTTCTGGATTGGAACCGTTCCCGCCTTGGTCGCTCTGGTTGCCGGAACCCAGTTTCTATCGCGGCGCTTCACGATGGCGATCCCTGCATTTGCCGCGGTGATGCTGGTCGTCGGCGGTTGCTATACAGCGTCGGGCCGCGGTTTCGCCAACCTCGGTTCGCTGACGTCGCTGCAAGCTTCCGTTGAAGCGTCTGCAGAAAACAACGACGACATCGACGCTCAGATCCAAGCGATCGCCAAAACGCCGCTGCCTTGTTGTCAAGTTGCTCCGCCGACACAAGACGCAAACGCGGCGAAGTGA
- the thiS gene encoding sulfur carrier protein ThiS: protein MIEVTVNGQAQKIEGPMSVAALLEIVEIPGPYLAVELNEDVVPREQHGDQQVAAGDRIEVVTLVGGG, encoded by the coding sequence ATGATCGAAGTTACAGTCAACGGCCAGGCTCAAAAGATCGAAGGCCCGATGAGCGTTGCGGCGCTGTTGGAGATCGTCGAAATCCCCGGCCCCTACCTGGCCGTCGAACTCAACGAAGATGTTGTGCCGCGCGAACAGCATGGTGACCAGCAAGTTGCGGCGGGCGATCGCATCGAAGTCGTCACGCTTGTCGGCGGCGGCTGA
- a CDS encoding helix-turn-helix domain-containing protein: protein MKVFTTGQVAKICKVAPRTVSKWFDSGRLKGYRIPGSQDRRIPREYLIKFLKEHGMPLGDLEDEAMAKCLIVAQDQVLIENLKRELPPEKSFKVAVAASGFEAGIQAESFSPDCIIVDFSIGKVEAVQICQNLRRNMEFAEVILIALLPDDGQPMSFDRSAINETFKKPFDARLLAERLQTLVGTKKELV, encoded by the coding sequence ATGAAGGTTTTCACTACAGGACAGGTCGCAAAGATCTGTAAAGTCGCACCGCGAACCGTTTCCAAATGGTTTGATTCGGGGCGTTTGAAAGGATATCGCATCCCAGGCAGTCAGGATCGCCGGATTCCGCGCGAATACCTGATCAAGTTCCTCAAGGAACATGGTATGCCCCTGGGCGATCTAGAAGACGAGGCTATGGCCAAGTGTCTGATCGTTGCTCAGGACCAAGTATTAATTGAGAACCTCAAACGTGAATTGCCACCAGAGAAGTCGTTTAAGGTAGCTGTTGCTGCCAGCGGTTTCGAGGCTGGTATTCAAGCTGAGAGTTTTAGTCCCGACTGTATCATCGTCGATTTTTCGATCGGCAAGGTAGAGGCGGTGCAGATTTGCCAAAATCTGCGACGTAATATGGAGTTCGCTGAAGTGATCCTGATCGCATTGCTGCCCGACGATGGGCAACCAATGAGCTTCGATCGTTCGGCGATCAATGAGACATTCAAGAAGCCGTTTGACGCCCGTCTGTTGGCAGAACGCCTTCAAACTTTGGTCGGAACGAAGAAAGAGCTCGTGTAG
- a CDS encoding FixH family protein, with translation MINQQATVAQRTDQQIAERKAKWFWVSLVVALLGLQLVIGGVAIKLATGDASAAIVPNYHQAALNWDQIHSERTAAKRLGWTVDLDVSNVADGRGMRAVQVSIADADGKPIDDLQVSADIYHHARAAEVQTVDMQPVGDAEYQVLAPMERSGLWQVDLNIRHEDQRITVQRTLERD, from the coding sequence ATGATTAACCAGCAGGCGACGGTCGCGCAACGCACCGACCAACAGATCGCCGAACGCAAAGCGAAGTGGTTCTGGGTTTCATTAGTTGTCGCCTTGTTGGGGCTGCAATTGGTGATCGGCGGCGTCGCGATCAAACTGGCGACGGGAGACGCTTCGGCGGCGATCGTCCCCAATTACCATCAGGCGGCGCTCAACTGGGACCAGATCCACAGCGAGCGAACCGCCGCGAAGCGACTCGGCTGGACCGTCGACTTGGATGTCTCCAACGTCGCCGACGGACGCGGCATGCGGGCGGTTCAGGTTTCGATCGCCGACGCCGATGGAAAACCGATCGATGATCTGCAGGTCTCCGCGGACATCTACCATCACGCCCGCGCGGCCGAGGTGCAAACGGTCGACATGCAGCCGGTTGGCGATGCGGAGTACCAAGTCCTGGCGCCGATGGAGCGCAGCGGACTGTGGCAGGTCGATTTGAACATCCGGCACGAAGACCAACGGATCACTGTACAACGAACTCTCGAACGGGATTGA
- a CDS encoding thiazole synthase, whose product MSTAIPSNDSATDPPLIVGKHTLASRLIVGTGRYDTMPQMAESLEASGADCVTVAVRRERLYDRNGQNILDFIDPDRYTLLPNTAGCYNATDAIRAARLGREILRNLGNAGADWVKLEVLGDSKTLLPDPIETLKACEELVKEGFSVLCYTSDDPIMARRLKQVGAASVMPAGSPIGSGQGLLNPNNLRIILEYLKLDDPDYPVIVDAGVGTASDVAEAFELGADGVLLNTAIAHARDPIRMSRAMRAAASAGRDAYLAGRIPKRLYAQASSPTEGVISSRPYQ is encoded by the coding sequence ATGTCAACAGCCATTCCCAGCAACGATTCCGCCACCGATCCCCCTCTGATCGTTGGCAAACATACACTCGCCAGCCGCTTAATCGTCGGGACGGGGCGATACGATACGATGCCACAGATGGCCGAATCGTTGGAAGCTTCCGGTGCCGACTGCGTCACCGTCGCGGTACGCCGCGAGCGGCTGTACGACCGCAACGGCCAGAACATCCTCGATTTCATCGACCCGGACCGCTACACGCTGCTCCCCAACACAGCCGGCTGCTACAACGCAACCGATGCGATTCGGGCCGCTCGGTTGGGGCGCGAGATCTTGCGGAACCTGGGCAATGCCGGCGCCGACTGGGTCAAATTGGAAGTCCTCGGCGACAGCAAGACCCTGCTCCCCGACCCGATCGAAACGCTCAAAGCTTGCGAAGAACTGGTCAAAGAAGGTTTTAGCGTGCTCTGCTACACGAGCGACGATCCGATCATGGCCCGGCGACTGAAACAAGTCGGTGCGGCCAGCGTGATGCCTGCGGGCAGCCCGATCGGCAGCGGCCAAGGCCTGCTGAACCCGAACAACCTTCGGATCATTCTGGAATACCTGAAGCTCGACGACCCCGATTATCCGGTGATCGTCGACGCGGGAGTTGGCACCGCGAGCGATGTCGCCGAAGCGTTTGAGCTGGGGGCCGACGGCGTGCTGCTGAACACAGCGATCGCTCACGCGCGCGATCCGATTCGGATGTCCCGAGCGATGCGAGCCGCCGCGTCCGCCGGCCGCGACGCCTACCTTGCCGGCAGGATTCCGAAGCGGCTGTACGCTCAAGCGAGCAGCCCGACCGAAGGCGTGATCAGCAGCCGGCCGTACCAATAG
- a CDS encoding PIG-L deacetylase family protein, which yields MPSVLAIAAHPDDIEFVMAGTMLQLARRGWDLHYMNVCDGSRGSTRLSETECAATRLGEAQQAAKVLGATFYGPVARDMEVLYLPEYYSKIAAVVRRSKASIVLTHSPVDYMEDHETVCRMAVTAAFMHAMPNYVTDPPEATYDEPVTVYHAQPHGNKTPMGEPVEPHFYVDTTDVIDQKFEALGCHESQRAWLDSSQKMDSYTETMRTIGREVGRMSGKFEYAEGWRRREHWGFCGPDDDPLRAALGEVSVDGNAG from the coding sequence ATGCCATCGGTTCTTGCCATCGCCGCCCATCCAGACGACATCGAATTTGTGATGGCCGGGACGATGCTCCAGTTAGCGCGTCGCGGTTGGGATCTGCATTACATGAACGTCTGCGACGGCAGCCGTGGATCGACACGGCTGAGCGAGACCGAGTGCGCTGCGACTCGCTTGGGCGAAGCTCAACAGGCGGCCAAGGTTTTGGGAGCGACGTTTTACGGTCCTGTCGCTCGCGACATGGAAGTGCTGTATCTGCCCGAGTATTACAGCAAGATCGCGGCGGTCGTGCGGCGGTCCAAGGCAAGCATCGTGCTGACCCATTCGCCGGTCGACTACATGGAAGATCATGAAACCGTTTGCCGGATGGCCGTCACCGCAGCGTTCATGCACGCGATGCCGAACTACGTCACCGATCCTCCCGAAGCGACTTACGACGAACCGGTCACGGTTTATCACGCCCAGCCGCACGGCAACAAAACGCCGATGGGCGAACCGGTCGAGCCGCACTTCTACGTCGACACGACCGACGTGATCGACCAGAAGTTCGAAGCGCTCGGATGCCACGAGAGCCAGCGGGCGTGGTTGGATTCGAGCCAGAAGATGGACTCGTACACCGAGACGATGCGGACGATCGGCCGCGAGGTGGGGCGGATGTCTGGGAAGTTTGAATATGCCGAGGGTTGGCGTCGTCGCGAGCACTGGGGCTTCTGCGGTCCCGACGACGATCCGTTGCGAGCGGCGTTGGGCGAGGTCAGCGTCGACGGCAACGCGGGCTAG